The genomic DNA ATGATAGAACTGGACCCTTGGGTTTGATTCGACAATAATCCAGAAAATAACACGTGTAGGTAACAATGGATAGATAGATCTTTCGAACATTTGGACATCACTCCGGAACTTTCTCTTCActcatttatcattttctatCAATACATATATCCAAAAGCAAAAGCTTCTCACCAAACAAAAACATCCTTAaacattcatcattaaaattatcaaacagcattattaaaattatcaaacagATAATTTATTTAGTTGTGTTTAAGATGACTTTGTTTGACATGGATTTGAGTAGTGTACTAAACAATTTAAGCTAGCCAAATTATCCACGCACCCCTCTTGAGTTTCTTTATGCACAAATCATTAGTCCAACAATTAAGCTGAATAACAAGATTTGGTGGAGTGATAATTTATTATTGTAGCCATTCCATAATACCACGCCAAACATTTGATATCACCTCAAAGTGCTCAAATTTTAAATTCTAGAGTTAAGTATTGAataatatcatttaattatattttcttgaattttttttttaaattatgtatgtTTGATTGGTTCTTGTAAACACCTCCAACGAAAAGATATACCTAGAGTTATTCCTagtccaaatccaaatcaagtaatatgaatatatttgtttgattcctgtcaaaaataaaagatttgatatttatttatgtccTCGGTatcaatatattaatataacatgCAATATTTGTTCGTTGTATTAAACCCTACATATATCCGTGTTTGTTTACCTAGGAGTCGTTAGGGCAAAGACCTATTTTCTTTCTCTCGGCAAAAACAACCTATGGAAACCAACATCTCATCCGATTCCGCTGCGTCGAATGGAACCAATTACTCACCGGATTCCGATGTGCCAAAAACCACCATGGAAACCAACACCTCATCAGCATTGCAGAATTTATATGTGTCGAATGGAACACAAACCCATTGTATGACTTAGACGTCAACTTGTATAGAATCACCAAAGCTTTGGAGTGCTTAGTTTGGTACTTCGAACCAGGCAACCAAATCAGCGactttttcttcaatattttgtagACTATGCGTCTCCCTGTTTCGAGGGATTGATTATGCAATTGCCTTTGGTCAAACTCCTTCCCCAAAAGCTATTCAACTACTTCATATGGTGATAAAAAAGATAGACTATCAAAAAAAGAGTGagggggaatgttttgagggaatataatgttttgagggaattcaaatactttgaggtaaatttcattgtttggataataatttgaagaattttcaaaatgattgaaatttatgaagtattttgttcaagttaaatttagagaactTCAATGACACTTAAcagttaagaatttcaaaattcttcattgttatagtttgacccctcaaaattttgaaatttacaaattgacccctcaaaatttttgaaatttacaaattgacccctaatttcaattttcatatttggcccaaaaataattaaaatttacaaaggttgtccaaaaatgatgacattgaaatttttttattacttcgtCCAAACAAAAGTATAgataaatgaaaacattttaattgaatcatttgaattACATAGAactctaaattctttaaaaaatttcaattacctcatccaaacacactataATATCTAATTTATGGTattgattttattatatgttGAATATTATCCAAACTCTAATATCTAATTATTTCTTTGTTATAAAGATGAGTAATTTACTAAAATGTTCCGTACTATCCAAAATTATCATTGTTACATCGTGAGATCAACCACAACATTATTATTGCTACTCAAAGTCGTTCCAGTAAAATTGAAGGTCTTactctaatattaaaaatacctctactaaaaaaatattttataagaatcctcctttatttaatttgtaaatgacataaataacaCATAAGAAATAGGGCACCCAGGAGATTAAGTTttacttttatatattattaacatGTACATTATAAGAAGGTTGTTTATTTGAATTCACTacatttttatttggaaaagATGACATGTATATGACAGATGAATTGATTCCCAATACTCAAAAGTAGTCCGATACACAGGAGACATGTTTTTCTCTATTGATCATACAATTTACTTGACACATCTATAGCCAATAACAAATTTCGAATCACAAAAGTATACATGTACTACAATTTACTTACAATTTTTAGGAACAAGAGTAATTTGATGTCTTATTTTAGTGGTGGCCTTAAGCAAAGTTTAAGATGGGCTACCTCGCATGGGGCCATCCATAAAGAACATCAAATTGAGACACAAGAACATCAATGTTTGTTTAATATTATATGTTAAATAATCAGAGggtataacaaaaaaaattgatcgtgATCGCAAAAGTCTCTTTTGTTTTGCGTAtttgtgaaaaaagaaaaaaaataaataaaaaaatagattaaaacaaagggaaaaactaataaataattttactgATATTTCCTGACTAATCTCAAATTACTAAAtaatgtaatttataattttccaTAAAACAATACAAGAATTTTAAATCTTATGCGattatttgtaaaaattaagttAGTTATTGGACAGAAAATAGAAACATAATACATTAATGTAATACAGATTTAATACATGACTCAAAGAGATTTAATACatgaagaattaaaaaaatgtgtattctTTGAGAGATATATTGGTGGTCCATGCATGtagttggtgttgttgtttgtgattgaaatgaatgtattttttgcaaaatataTTAGTGGTTCACGCATATGGTTTGTGATTGAAATGCAGTACTCCTAAGTCATTTTTAATTCATGAGCATGAGAGAAAATCAATTGTGTGGTTTATCTAATATTCAAACTTTTAACAAAGCATGCATTCGTCAAATTTTGGTAGATTTCTAAAATGATTCTCTTTGAAAAATgattctctttaaaaaataattcaagcAAGTTGTATATCAactcacaatattaattaaaatattgcaCGACGCAAGCCACAAAAATCTCATGATCAACCTTAAGGTTGTGTTTGTTTCCATGGATAGATAGTGAGGAGGAAAGAAAGACAAGGGAAAGAAGTATTTTCCATGGTTTGGAACAAATGAAACTCACCCAAAAAAGAATGAGACATCATGGGTCCCACATCAAAATGTTTTCCGCTCACATGTGAGGAGAAAGTGGAGGTGGCAAACTTTTTTGATCAAAAAGATAATATAGTCCTTGTTGTATGTTAGTAATTAAACATAGTGGTAGCACTAGTAGCTTGTACCCATGctcttcaaattaatttttttttttatataaaattatttttttttataaaattaatatatgtatctgtatttaaatttttcaaaagaaatatgtAGAAGTAAATAACTAAATATAATTATGAATGTATATCTTTCTTTTCAccaatcaattatatttatataggaTTATATATGTCAATtactaaaaatatatgtttatttcctttcactttcttctccACTTTCTCTTGTACCAAACAACCAAATCAATCTTCTTACTTTTGACTCATTTTCTTTCCTTATAcaatctttcctttcactttcctTTTCCAACCAAACATAACATAAAGGTTGCCTGTAGGGAGGGGGCATGatcttttccaaaattttatcaaaGAGATATATTCTCCCCCATACTCGTACTCGCTGAGAAAAAATTTACACTTATGTAGTTTCAAATGGAGTAATAACCACATATATATCCATTGTATAAAATTGACACTCATATATAGTTGTGTTACAGTTCATTACATATTTcttttagaatataaaatattcattgtataatatattaataatttatacaatgaatattttatattctaatattTATGTTCGTATTCGTAACTTAGCTTCTTTGAATATCTTTTTTCCTTGATTTAGAAATCACCTCTGAACATGGATATTTACTTGCAAAATAATTATGTAAATATCTAATAGATGTCACATTattcctatttttttatatttaattactcGTTTGAATTCGACATTATTTAGTTTATTCAATATCAAATTTGAATTTCTCAACATAGAATTTTTCTAATGACataaaagtgaataaaaaaatttagggaGTAAATTTAAAAGCTTGTAATTTTGTAgggaactaaaaacatatttaccctatttttaatatataattttttgtaattttttttcttcatatagcTTACCAACAAGATCAACAATGTAGTATAAGTTGTGAATGGCACGGGGACCACAACAGTATTTGACAAGCCAATCATGCATTTCATCATAGTTCATCAATTGTTCAATGTCAGCTTCAAGAAGGGACCATGTTTTGAGGCCTTTTTTTGTTCCTTTGACTCCATCTGAGTATCAATATCTAGAATTACCTTTGATTCATCAGCTTATTCACCTATCACCTAAATTTCCTAGAATCATCtgattaatgatattttatacaTGTTATCTTAAGCATAATTTAGTTGATATTTGATAGAGACAATACATTTTAGTTAATAGGGATTAAAGttcaaacatcaaattttttatttattcactttaaagatAAAATTCTAGTCTTTAAACTACTTAaccaatttttatatatagtcTCATTAATTTTACAGATATATAGTCtcaatttttaaaagagataacAAGTTTATATAacgtataaaaatataaaattaaaaattgtgtgaattccttttttaaaatacaaaattgtcACATGAAATGCAAAATATAGGAAACATGAAAGTGATCCTCTtctcaaaaacaataaaaaaaaatggtgagtaATATAATAGCACAAAGGATGGATATTTTGATTCTTTATGCAGGCTAATTTTAAAGATGTATCTTAATGTGAATATGCTAAATCATtcttgaatatgtgattattaGTCAATTTGATCCTTGAATGTTTCGAAATAGCTAAATCATCCTTCAACTTATTGCTTCATATCTATTAAATAAGTTCTCTTATACAACCTTTAGACATGATGGAGTACATTGTTAAACATTGAGGTGCCTGTCCACGTTACCTCTCATGTATGCATGGATAAATTTGATAGTCACATTCGACATTATCCAATTTGACACCATAAAAAGTCCAAAAAATTCATCCAAAAACTCATAACTTCATAAGAATAATTCATGAAaaaattatctacattttttctcTAATCATTCAATCTTACCATAAActccaacaacatcaaatccctaaataaaaaactaaaaccttTCACCAatcaaatgatatttaaaacgtgagagaaaaagttgttttaatCTCTTCTTTGGAGGGGGCATCTTTATTTAGGCGTCTGTGACTTGTAATTGATAATGGATGATTCATCACTTTTAATACACCTTGTACGGGGTGAATCATCTTACCTTTGAATAATTTATTcctttttgatttgttaaaaaaaaaatctcttcttTTTGAGAAATCAACCCAACATACTCATTGCCGCAAAATTTAATTTGTCACTAATTTCCTTGCCGCTAAGTTGCATCTCCAATAACTAGCTGACTATCTCTGGAGTGTTTGACAAGAGCTCTATTGACAGTAATGTAGGTAGAAAATTGTAGAAATCAAACTACTTTAATATGACAATCAATACTCCAAcgtattgattttgttttatcgttataatttatttatttttaacaaaattatcaaCAGTTTGCATGACTACATTCCTCCCTTGATTGATGAAAATCTATGATGAAGATGTGAGCTTTTGATTTGAGGATTTGATTGATGTTCTTGGAGTTTAAAAGGTTAGGTTGATTGAGAGAAGATGGATTTTTCATGaatttcttgagattgttttgggtggatttgctttttttttttttttttatgccgtGAAATTTGACATTCAAATCGGTCCTCGTCAAATTTGCCTATCAAATTACACTATGTCACTATTACAAGAAAAAATCCACATTTtatgttcattcaattaataatgtatgtgacatataatttaaaccatatacataatttaataaataaatataaaaggtacatttttgtttataataatgacctAAAATACATGAGTCACGTGGatgaaattgattgattaatgaTCACAAATAACGGACCACTGtgtattcactttttttttttttttgagagaactgtgtattcactcttttttttttttttgagagaactgTGTATTCACTCATGTATCCAATGTTTTAACATTTATCGGTGTCGAACACCAACATTTGTTGTTACATTCATTTTTAAATCAATATATTGATAATTAATTTGTTCAATATTACCTTTTAATTGATTTATAATTAATTCAACTCATTATCTCtattgagataatttttttaacaaaaataaatgatattcattcattcaaattgatagaatacatcgatataatacaaattcgctaaaaacaaaaaggatgaatatgtgaacccgctcacaacatccattttaatagcataaaacggcaaggtacaaatgcctacacatatgactatatttaaatcttCGGAATAgccatgtctccggatctgcaagtggatgacgccaaagtcattgattggatctgcactggatcgaagctgatctgacaatctgaaccgatcaaatacctgagagaaacaagaaagacaaacaacgtcgcacaaagacgacgaacaaaccaacgtcgcacgaagacgacgaaatcacaaaataaaaaaacgtaacagatgtgaaaatcacttatttcaatataagggaaatagaaaaacgagttagagggataattttgggtcaaaaattgaccctaaatcacccctccaACGAAAAGAAGAAAGGAGTGACGgctagggtttgagaaggagataagagaaagagaaaaaaggcTTAAAAAAAAGCTTGATATCTTTAtcaaatttagttttaaaaattcattcaaacatcttaataaagaaaggaagaaaaaaaatcaatccgTTAAATAAAACTCATCCATTCCATATGTAATTAGTTGTAGAGACATATGTAATTGTGACACGTATATAAATCATAGACACTAGAACCTATGTTTTTATTCCACAATAATCTAGAAATAACACTTGTAACAATAGATAGATCTTTCTGGAACATTTGGAATTTTGGACATCACTCTCGAACTTTCTCTGTACTccctcattttcattttctatcatattattatatatatccaaaagtAAAAGCTTCTCACCAataccaaacaaaacaaaaacatcctTAAACATTCATCTCATCATTACAAATAATCAAACAAGAGAATTTAGTTGTGTGGAGTGAATTTGAAGATGACTTTGTTTGACATGGATTTGAGTAGTGTAGTGAACAATTTCTTGAATCATGTTCATGAAACTCCTTCAAGGGATCATGAGAATCATGAGAGCAGAAGAAGGGCTTCTAGTATCCCGGTGGACATTTTGGATACTCCTAAAgagtatatatttttcttggaTGTTCCTGGTCTCTCCAAGTCTGAAATTCAGGTACTTTTCTCACCCACCATATTTGACACATAGTGTAGCATTCAAACATACACATAACTTTTTGTGCTCATTGAATGTGTCTGTCTTACTGCAGGTGACAATTGAAGATGAGAACACACTTGTCATAAAGAGCAATGGAAAAAGAAAACGGCAAGATGGTGAGGATGAAGGCTGCAAGTACATTAGGCTGGAGAGGAGAGCACCTCAGAAACTGCTGAGGAAGTTCCGTTTGCCAGAGAATGCAAATGTGTCAGCAATCACAGCCAAATGTGAGAATGGTGTTCTAACTGTGAATGTTGAGAAGCACACTCCACCTCCAAAATCGAAAACAGTTGAAGTTGCTATTGCATAAGGGGTTATAATCTGTAGTAGATTGGGTGCTagatcttctttttttttagctttttgTTTGGTTGTCTAGACAAGTGCTTTTAGTTTTGTGAATGTTTAGGTGGAAATTGAAGTGTTAAATCATGTTTCTAGCTATTATGTTCTCAACATTAAATAGCAGCATTATAGAGAagacaagacaagacaacattATATTAACAATAGTTTTTGTCAGTCAATCTATATAAACTCCTATCAAGGGTCTTATCTATATGATGtggggtctaactcatccttaagAGCCGGTTCATAatgtgaggattgcctcctctatataaactcttatcaagagtcttatctttccgatgtgggacatgggTTTTTCTCAACACACCTCTGTCACGCCCAGCACTCTTTGGGCTTTGGTGTGTGAATCGGCTGTCACGCCCAGCAGCGCTCTTTGGGTTTGGTGAGTGAATCGATAGGtggcccttgaattcgacaggctctgataccataaaGAAATTgggggcctaactcattcttACAAAATCGGTTCTGAAATTGAGGATTGTCTCCTCTATATAAACacttatcaagagtcttatctatctgatgtgggacatGTGTTTTTTCCAATCTTATCTATCCGACGTGAGATATGAGTTTTTCGCATTACACCCCTGTCACGCCAGCACTCTTTGGGCTTACTCTGAATATTCATCTTTCTTCTCTCACCAATTCAAATACTTCATCTTTCTTCATACTACACACAGTTGTGGACTTCTCCACCTCCTTTCATATATCACCTTCTCCTAAGAGATAGGCTTGGATTACCTTACACTAGAATAGATGTGACCTAagtttttctatttgttttgagTTCTGaagttggtttttgttttgtttgaattgGTTTGTATGCGGTTCAGGCTTCTCCTGgcttttatttgattttctagctttatcaaaaaaaaaaaaaaaaaaaaaaatattcgttAAATGTGTCATTTGTTGTATTCAAAATTAAAGGTAtgtttgaaaagagaaaaaagtcGGCCAAAAGAATTGAAAGAGGTTATTCTTTATACTTTTAATcagaatcaaaatttaaatctcTTTCTTAACCTAATGCGCCTATATATATCATAACATGAAAACCTAACTGCCTCAATTCACCCCCTCTAAACCTTAGTTGAATACCTAGCTGCTTCATCTACAATTTGGTCGTTCACGGTTCTCCCATCATGAATAATTTCAGTAGGTTATGTCCAGACATCATTCTAACTCACATTCTTCCACGCCTCGGCGGTGAAACCTTGATCATGTTATCCTCAGTGTCTTCTGAATTCCGCCACATGATCTGCAACGACAACGAGGATCTATGGTGGAACACTTGCACCTCCACCTGGCCTTCCTTGCTTTGTATTCCTATTCAGAAGATCATCTCCAAGTTCTTCAGTGGTTATCGTTCTTTCTTCTCCGACGCGTTCCCTGCCATTCACCATCGTAATCATTATACTCCTCCTCCTCAGGAGTATAGTTTCATCTGCCTCTTTCATGTATGTTTACAGGGAGAACGAGAACCTTTGTTTGCATCTATTGACCTTAACATCATAAAAGAATGTTACCCGGATGTTCCTTATAAAGTATATAGTAAGTATGATTCCCCGTGGggtaatttgaattttaaatatatgCATGTGAAGGAAGAAGGGTGTGAGGAATACTTGAAAGAAAATTTGAGGTTGAGTTGGGTGGTTATCGAGACTCATCAAAAGCGTGCAGGGAGCTTGTTTTGTTCTAGTGTTAAACCTGTTTCAGTTGAACATGTTTCAGCCTCTTTAGAGA from Medicago truncatula cultivar Jemalong A17 chromosome 8, MtrunA17r5.0-ANR, whole genome shotgun sequence includes the following:
- the LOC11446909 gene encoding F-box protein At2g27310 yields the protein MNNFSRLCPDIILTHILPRLGGETLIMLSSVSSEFRHMICNDNEDLWWNTCTSTWPSLLCIPIQKIISKFFSGYRSFFSDAFPAIHHRNHYTPPPQEYSFICLFHVCLQGEREPLFASIDLNIIKECYPDVPYKVYSKYDSPWGNLNFKYMHVKEEGCEEYLKENLRLSWVVIETHQKRAGSLFCSSVKPVSVEHVSASLETKVVYETMMPGLSEDYTEMVKCKVKVTCHRKGGDDGFYVNNLELQMKDMNGKSVWEKHGTKVLLNVIENGERKKKER
- the LOC11443379 gene encoding 17.4 kDa class III heat shock protein, encoding MTLFDMDLSSVVNNFLNHVHETPSRDHENHESRRRASSIPVDILDTPKEYIFFLDVPGLSKSEIQVTIEDENTLVIKSNGKRKRQDGEDEGCKYIRLERRAPQKLLRKFRLPENANVSAITAKCENGVLTVNVEKHTPPPKSKTVEVAIA